In Oscillatoria acuminata PCC 6304, a single window of DNA contains:
- a CDS encoding non-ribosomal peptide synthetase has product MINEIEGFRLSPQQKQVWQLQQLDNFAYCCQGMVQIAGKCDSGILKTAIGTVIQRHEILRTTFPCLPGMTLPVQAITTGEFQWHDPLDLSSCLPEDRDSKLAAYIQEIGQQPFNWEQGPLFHAAWVSLGVEQSVLIIRLPAVCADAQSLENLGSEIATTYRAICQGETLSDEPLQYADLAEWQNQLLESPETEIGANYWRQLEVAGLGTLKLPGELEGNSSRFQPQDYAVKLSGELTEKIAQFADNYEVKTQTVLLTAWLGLIQRFTGQETFTIGVLAEGRKYAELSTAIGAFAKVLPLNYSAGESATFAGILPVVHQAVAEGEKWQEYFTWETLSGLPPETAPFFPLAFEGRSKAQTYGDSQLSLTCDRPWWVGSRFKLKLSVQPDKEGLILVFDYDTNAFQIETIQRFGNQLICLLESIIATPEKPLSQLNLLTETERHQLLVQFNATHRDYNGYETIHQFIEERATATPDKIALIFSQETLTYGELNARANQLAGYLQQLGVNSQDLVGLYLERSLEMVVAILGILKAGAAYVPLDPAYPKERLGFMLENAQPSVLLTQASLTAELSEIPAKIVCLDSDRDAIAAQSAENATTPGGEIAYIIYTSGSTGKPKGVKISHRNLCHYVQAMGHALGIQRDDIYLHTASIAFSSSVRQLMVPLAAGATVNIATSQQRQDPLALFQEVKDRNVTVIDIVPSFWRNSTYALSHLEAQGRSHLLVNNLRLIVSASEPLRSDLPQIWRQEFQHPAQFINMFGQTETCGIVATYPIPDTLSEGIQIVPLGRAIANTQLYILDEFQQPVPIGVTGELYVGGWGVGQGYLNRPELTAEKFIPDPYHPDGKLYKTGDLTRYLPDGTIEFVGRRDYQVKIRGFRIELGEIESVLSEHPAVRDAVVVAREEGGEKRLVAYVTSDRPGELGRELRQFASQRLPDYMIPSTFAVLDSFPLTPNGKVNRQALPTPEELQGQSEAIAPRTPVEELLAGIWAQLLQRHPISREDNFFEVGGHSLLVTQLVSQIRDTFGVELPLRSLFETPTLAQLADCIETSLAAGEKLDIPEIVPVSKTGAVPLSFSQERLWFLEGLEPGTYNSAAAVRLQGQVNIPALEESFNEIARRHDTLRTRFVEGEGCVIQEIMPEVRITLPVISCEESQVPSLAVAWVQQPFDLTQPPLVRLTLFQLQPDEFILLFVIHHIVSDGWSMGVLIQELGTIYGAYSTGRISPLPALAVQYADFVLWQRQWLNQARLGAQMDYWKRQLGGDLPGLDLPTDYPRPGVQSFRGATQSLTLPIELSEALNTLSQQSGVTLYMTLLAAFQTLLYRYSGQSDIRVGTPIANRNRGEIEGLIGCFVNTLVLRTDLSGTPSFRELMGRVREVALGAYAHQDLPFEQLVEALQPSRTLSHSPIFQVMFVLQNAPMAELELPGLRLNLLELDSKKSRFDLTLAIAQTRQGLLATLEYSTDLFEAGTISRMLGHFQTLLESAVAGPDARISEMPMLTANEQAQLLHQWNDTAAEYPETACIHELIEAQVAKTPDAVAAVFEGQSLTYQELSDRASQLAQYLQSIGVQRNQAVALYVDRSLEMLVGLLGILKSGAAYLPLDPALPGDRLQYMLEHSQAGVILTQQHLISTLPSHQARVVCLDAMNPHPGRVGLYEQSPPARAEDLAYIIYTSGSTGRPKGVQLRHRSVVNFLTSMKREPGITCGDRLLAVTTLIFDIAALELFLPLTVGACVIIASREVATDGQQLASLLDSQQITVMQATPSTWRMLIESGWQGRPQLKILCGGEALPRLLADELCNRAGSVWNLYGPTETTIWSTLYPVTPGEETVSIGRAVANTQIYLLDQALQPVPVGIPGDLYIGGAGLAAGYLHQPELTSEKFIPSPFAENPEVKLYKTGDVARYRPDGTLEYIGRVDNQVKIRGFRIELGEIESVLAKNPEVRQGVVIAREDTPGDTWLVAYVVLHPQAEPNSSQWRQLLKQQLPDYMIPAAFVVLDTLPLTPNGKIDRKALPAPSRQGKEAHIAPATPLEQQLTEIWAQVLGLEQVGVEENFFELGGHSLLATQLISRIPHTFQVELPLRSLFESPTVREFASRISGATVTASFPLMPVSRNQNLPLSFAQQRLWFLEQLEPGTATYNIPAVLRLTGNLDEAALEASLNAVIDRHEALRTSFPAIDGQPIQAIAPQLRVNIVTLDLSEVASEDWEAEGVKTAVAESLKPFDLEQLPLLRVTLIQHEGDRLLVLVLHHIIADGWSMGVLIREIATLYDAFSTGKSVALPELPIQYADFAVWQRHVLQGEILEHKLAYWKQQLGGTLPVLNLPGSRSQLPISSRKGATYTFQIPAEVARGVQVLSHQENVTLFMTLLAGFQTLLYRYTQCDDVVVGTDLANRSSLETEGLIGFFINLLVLRTNLSGNPSFRELLTRVKQVTLDAYAHQDVPFEKLVETLRPDRQSTANPLFQVLFVLQNAPMPPLELSGLTLEPVAVDTGIARFDIALFLTETESGIAGKWQYNADKFEEGAIVKFSHHFVTLLSNISTQSDSRLDALDFIPESEREQQAMQKQARKSLKLKTFKAVQAQTVDLSPERLINTEYLTPGETFPLVITPRVSELDAVEWATHNREFIQTQLQQHGGILFRNFGLQTPGNFEQFAQGICPQLFGEYGDLPREGISGKVYGSTPYPADKAILFHNESSHLHCWPLKIWFFCAQPAQEGGETPIVDCRKVYQYLNPQIREKLAQKQLMYVRTFTEGLDVSWQEFFHTDERAVVENYCNQAGIRCQWLPDNGLRTEKIQPAIAKHPQTGEWVFFNQILLHHIGCLDVSVRESLLSLFGENKLPRNVYYGDGSAIEEETIAEIATLYENLAVTFSWQQGDVVMLDNMLAAHSRNPFVGPRKIVVAMGEMVQRADIQFPVMEEAHAQ; this is encoded by the coding sequence ATGATCAACGAGATTGAGGGGTTTCGACTTTCTCCCCAGCAAAAACAGGTGTGGCAACTGCAACAGCTTGATAACTTTGCCTATTGTTGTCAGGGAATGGTGCAGATTGCCGGAAAGTGCGATTCTGGGATTTTAAAAACCGCGATCGGCACTGTCATACAACGCCATGAAATCCTGCGGACCACCTTTCCCTGTCTACCGGGAATGACCCTGCCGGTTCAAGCAATTACGACAGGGGAGTTCCAATGGCATGACCCCTTAGATTTAAGTTCCTGTTTACCGGAAGACAGGGACAGTAAACTTGCCGCTTACATCCAGGAAATCGGACAACAGCCCTTTAATTGGGAACAAGGGCCATTATTTCACGCCGCCTGGGTTTCCCTAGGTGTGGAACAGTCTGTATTAATAATTCGCTTACCGGCAGTTTGTGCCGATGCTCAATCTCTGGAGAATTTAGGGTCAGAAATTGCCACTACTTATCGGGCAATTTGTCAAGGGGAAACCTTATCTGATGAACCCTTGCAATATGCGGATTTAGCCGAATGGCAAAATCAATTATTAGAATCGCCAGAAACCGAAATTGGGGCTAATTATTGGCGTCAACTAGAGGTTGCGGGTCTAGGAACCCTGAAATTGCCCGGGGAACTGGAGGGAAATTCTTCGAGATTTCAGCCTCAAGATTATGCAGTAAAACTCTCGGGAGAATTAACCGAAAAAATTGCTCAATTTGCTGACAACTATGAAGTTAAAACTCAAACGGTTTTGTTAACCGCTTGGCTAGGTTTAATCCAAAGATTCACGGGACAGGAAACTTTTACCATTGGCGTTTTAGCAGAGGGTCGAAAATACGCAGAATTATCAACGGCAATAGGTGCTTTTGCTAAAGTTTTACCCCTAAATTATTCCGCAGGAGAATCGGCAACTTTTGCAGGAATTCTGCCGGTGGTGCATCAGGCAGTCGCAGAAGGGGAAAAGTGGCAGGAGTATTTTACTTGGGAAACTCTATCGGGATTACCCCCAGAAACGGCACCGTTTTTCCCTCTGGCTTTTGAAGGGCGAAGCAAGGCGCAAACCTACGGGGATTCGCAGCTTTCCTTGACTTGCGATCGCCCTTGGTGGGTTGGCAGTCGCTTTAAGCTAAAACTCTCAGTTCAACCGGACAAAGAGGGTTTAATTCTAGTCTTTGACTATGATACCAATGCGTTTCAAATAGAGACGATTCAGCGATTCGGTAACCAACTGATTTGCTTATTAGAAAGCATTATTGCGACACCTGAAAAGCCCCTGTCTCAGCTCAATCTTTTAACCGAAACTGAACGGCATCAGTTGTTAGTTCAATTTAATGCAACCCATCGGGATTATAACGGTTACGAGACGATTCATCAATTTATTGAAGAACGAGCAACGGCTACCCCAGATAAAATTGCTCTAATTTTTAGTCAGGAAACCCTAACCTACGGCGAACTCAATGCCCGCGCCAATCAATTGGCGGGTTACTTACAACAATTAGGGGTAAATTCTCAGGATTTAGTCGGACTGTATTTAGAGCGATCGCTGGAAATGGTTGTCGCAATTTTAGGCATCCTCAAAGCAGGGGCGGCTTATGTTCCCCTGGACCCAGCCTATCCGAAAGAACGACTAGGGTTCATGTTAGAAAATGCCCAACCTTCAGTTTTACTCACTCAGGCTAGTTTGACCGCAGAACTGTCAGAAATTCCGGCAAAAATTGTCTGTCTCGATAGCGACAGGGATGCCATTGCTGCCCAATCCGCAGAAAATGCGACTACCCCGGGGGGAGAGATTGCCTACATTATTTATACTTCTGGTTCTACGGGCAAACCCAAAGGGGTGAAAATCAGCCATCGCAACCTTTGCCACTATGTACAGGCGATGGGTCATGCTTTGGGTATCCAAAGGGATGACATTTACCTGCATACCGCTTCCATCGCCTTTTCCTCCTCCGTTAGACAGTTGATGGTCCCCTTGGCAGCAGGGGCAACGGTGAATATTGCCACCTCACAACAGCGGCAAGACCCCCTCGCCCTGTTCCAGGAAGTCAAGGACCGAAATGTGACTGTCATTGATATTGTCCCGTCATTTTGGCGGAATAGCACTTATGCCTTGAGTCACTTAGAGGCACAAGGGCGATCGCACCTGTTGGTGAATAATTTGCGCCTGATTGTCTCTGCCAGCGAACCCTTACGGTCCGATTTGCCTCAAATTTGGCGGCAGGAGTTCCAGCATCCGGCACAGTTTATCAATATGTTCGGACAAACGGAAACCTGCGGGATTGTTGCCACCTATCCAATCCCGGATACCCTGAGTGAGGGGATACAAATTGTGCCACTGGGACGCGCAATCGCCAATACTCAACTCTATATCCTGGATGAGTTTCAGCAGCCTGTCCCCATTGGGGTGACGGGGGAACTGTATGTCGGGGGTTGGGGCGTCGGGCAAGGGTACCTTAATCGCCCGGAACTCACGGCTGAAAAATTTATTCCCGACCCCTATCACCCAGATGGCAAACTGTATAAAACTGGGGACTTAACTCGCTATCTCCCCGATGGCACAATCGAATTTGTCGGACGCCGGGATTATCAAGTCAAAATTCGCGGATTTCGGATTGAATTAGGTGAGATTGAATCCGTTCTGAGTGAACATCCTGCGGTCCGCGATGCCGTGGTTGTGGCGCGGGAAGAAGGCGGGGAAAAGCGTTTAGTTGCTTATGTGACGAGCGATCGCCCAGGAGAACTAGGGCGGGAGTTGCGGCAGTTTGCCAGTCAACGCTTACCAGATTACATGATTCCTAGCACCTTCGCTGTCTTGGACAGTTTCCCTCTCACCCCCAATGGCAAGGTGAACCGGCAGGCACTTCCCACACCGGAGGAATTACAGGGTCAGTCTGAGGCGATCGCACCCCGAACTCCCGTAGAAGAACTGCTGGCAGGGATTTGGGCGCAACTGTTGCAGCGCCATCCGATTAGCAGAGAAGATAATTTCTTTGAAGTCGGGGGACATTCTCTCCTGGTAACCCAACTCGTCTCTCAAATTCGAGATACATTTGGGGTAGAGTTGCCCCTGCGGAGTCTATTTGAAACCCCCACTCTCGCACAATTAGCCGACTGCATCGAAACCTCCCTTGCCGCAGGAGAAAAGCTGGATATACCGGAGATCGTTCCAGTATCCAAAACCGGCGCAGTTCCCCTTTCCTTCTCTCAGGAACGGTTATGGTTTTTGGAAGGATTGGAACCCGGAACCTATAACAGTGCGGCTGCTGTGCGATTACAGGGTCAGGTAAATATTCCCGCCCTAGAAGAGAGTTTTAACGAAATTGCTCGCCGTCACGACACCTTACGGACTCGGTTTGTCGAGGGCGAGGGCTGCGTCATCCAGGAAATTATGCCCGAGGTGAGAATTACCCTGCCGGTCATTTCCTGTGAGGAGTCCCAAGTACCATCCCTAGCAGTTGCCTGGGTGCAACAACCCTTTGATTTAACCCAGCCTCCCCTAGTCCGCTTGACCCTGTTCCAATTACAACCGGATGAATTTATTCTCCTGTTTGTCATTCATCACATTGTTTCCGATGGCTGGTCAATGGGGGTGCTGATTCAGGAATTAGGGACGATATACGGTGCCTATTCTACCGGCAGGATTTCCCCCTTGCCCGCCCTGGCAGTACAATATGCCGATTTTGTCCTGTGGCAGCGCCAATGGCTGAATCAGGCCAGGTTAGGGGCGCAGATGGACTATTGGAAGCGCCAACTGGGGGGAGATTTGCCCGGATTAGACTTGCCCACGGATTACCCTCGTCCAGGGGTGCAATCCTTCCGGGGGGCGACCCAATCTCTCACCCTGCCGATTGAACTGAGTGAGGCCCTAAACACCCTCTCTCAGCAATCCGGCGTGACTCTGTATATGACCCTCCTGGCGGCGTTCCAAACCTTGTTGTATCGCTATAGTGGACAAAGTGATATTCGGGTGGGAACTCCCATCGCTAACCGGAATCGTGGGGAAATTGAAGGGCTAATCGGCTGTTTTGTCAATACCCTTGTCTTACGAACGGACTTATCCGGAACCCCCAGTTTTCGGGAGTTGATGGGACGGGTGCGTGAGGTAGCTTTGGGGGCTTATGCTCATCAAGACTTGCCCTTTGAGCAACTTGTGGAAGCATTACAGCCCAGTCGCACTTTGAGTCATAGTCCAATTTTTCAGGTGATGTTTGTCCTCCAGAATGCCCCAATGGCGGAGTTGGAACTGCCCGGATTGCGGTTAAATCTGCTGGAGTTGGACAGCAAAAAATCCCGGTTTGACCTCACCCTGGCGATCGCCCAAACCCGTCAAGGATTGTTGGCGACTCTGGAATATAGTACAGATTTGTTCGAGGCAGGGACAATCTCACGAATGCTAGGACATTTCCAAACCCTGCTAGAAAGTGCGGTTGCCGGTCCCGACGCCCGGATATCGGAAATGCCGATGTTGACTGCAAATGAACAGGCACAACTCTTGCACCAGTGGAATGATACGGCAGCAGAGTATCCAGAAACTGCCTGTATTCATGAATTAATTGAGGCGCAAGTTGCCAAAACCCCGGATGCAGTGGCGGCAGTTTTTGAGGGGCAATCTCTCACTTATCAGGAGTTGAGCGATCGCGCCAGTCAGTTAGCCCAATATTTGCAATCCATAGGCGTACAACGGAATCAGGCAGTGGCGCTTTACGTCGATCGCTCGTTAGAAATGCTGGTGGGACTGTTGGGAATTCTCAAATCTGGGGCTGCCTATCTTCCTCTGGACCCTGCACTTCCGGGCGATCGGCTTCAATATATGCTGGAACATTCCCAAGCGGGGGTGATTCTCACTCAGCAGCATCTGATTTCGACGTTACCCAGTCATCAGGCGCGGGTGGTGTGTTTGGATGCTATGAACCCGCACCCTGGAAGGGTGGGGCTATACGAACAAAGCCCGCCTGCGCGGGCTGAGGATTTGGCGTATATTATTTATACGTCGGGGTCTACGGGGCGACCGAAAGGGGTGCAATTGCGGCATCGGAGTGTGGTTAATTTTCTCACTTCGATGAAGCGGGAACCGGGCATAACTTGTGGCGATCGCCTGTTAGCGGTGACAACGCTGATTTTTGATATTGCCGCATTAGAACTGTTTCTCCCCCTCACCGTAGGCGCTTGCGTGATTATTGCCAGTCGCGAAGTGGCGACAGACGGGCAGCAATTAGCCTCACTTTTGGACTCGCAACAGATAACTGTCATGCAAGCAACGCCATCAACTTGGCGGATGTTAATCGAAAGCGGATGGCAGGGTCGCCCGCAGCTTAAAATCCTCTGTGGCGGGGAAGCCCTGCCGCGACTGCTGGCGGATGAGTTGTGTAATCGGGCAGGTTCCGTCTGGAATTTATATGGACCGACGGAAACTACCATTTGGTCTACTCTGTATCCGGTGACTCCGGGGGAGGAGACTGTTTCCATCGGACGGGCAGTCGCGAATACCCAAATTTACCTCTTGGATCAGGCATTGCAGCCAGTTCCTGTCGGCATCCCCGGAGATTTATATATTGGAGGCGCAGGATTGGCAGCCGGATATCTGCATCAGCCGGAATTAACCTCTGAGAAATTTATCCCCAGTCCTTTTGCCGAAAATCCCGAGGTGAAACTCTATAAAACAGGGGATGTAGCGCGGTATCGTCCGGATGGCACGTTAGAATATATCGGACGGGTCGATAATCAAGTCAAAATTCGGGGATTCCGGATTGAACTCGGTGAGATAGAGTCGGTATTGGCAAAGAATCCCGAGGTGCGCCAAGGGGTCGTGATTGCCCGAGAAGATACCCCGGGAGATACGTGGTTAGTCGCTTATGTGGTATTACATCCCCAAGCAGAACCGAATAGTTCTCAATGGCGACAGCTTCTCAAGCAACAATTGCCCGATTACATGATTCCAGCGGCTTTTGTCGTCTTAGACACTTTGCCATTAACCCCCAATGGTAAAATTGACCGGAAAGCCCTTCCTGCCCCCAGTCGCCAAGGAAAAGAGGCTCACATTGCCCCGGCAACTCCCCTAGAACAACAGTTAACCGAGATTTGGGCGCAGGTTCTGGGGTTAGAACAAGTCGGGGTTGAGGAGAATTTCTTCGAGTTAGGGGGTCATTCCTTACTGGCAACTCAACTGATATCCCGGATTCCTCATACATTCCAGGTGGAACTCCCCCTGCGGAGTTTGTTTGAATCGCCCACAGTGAGAGAGTTTGCATCCCGGATTTCAGGTGCAACCGTAACCGCCAGCTTCCCCCTGATGCCCGTCTCTCGGAATCAGAATTTACCGCTATCCTTTGCCCAGCAACGCTTGTGGTTCCTGGAACAATTGGAACCCGGAACGGCAACCTATAATATACCGGCGGTCCTGCGGCTGACGGGGAACTTGGATGAAGCAGCATTGGAGGCAAGTCTCAATGCGGTAATTGACCGTCACGAAGCCCTACGGACGAGCTTTCCCGCTATTGACGGACAACCGATCCAAGCCATTGCGCCGCAATTGCGGGTAAACATCGTGACTCTGGATTTGTCCGAAGTTGCCTCGGAAGACTGGGAGGCAGAGGGGGTGAAAACTGCTGTAGCAGAATCCCTCAAACCCTTTGATTTAGAACAGCTTCCGCTATTGCGAGTTACCCTGATCCAACATGAGGGCGATCGCCTGTTGGTTCTCGTCTTACACCACATTATTGCCGATGGCTGGTCAATGGGGGTATTGATTCGAGAAATAGCAACCCTGTATGACGCCTTTTCCACCGGAAAATCCGTAGCCCTTCCGGAACTGCCCATCCAGTATGCTGATTTTGCGGTATGGCAGCGTCATGTCTTACAAGGGGAAATATTAGAGCATAAATTGGCATACTGGAAGCAGCAGTTAGGGGGAACTCTCCCGGTCCTCAACTTGCCCGGTTCTCGTTCCCAACTGCCCATCAGCAGCCGAAAAGGGGCAACCTATACCTTCCAAATTCCGGCAGAGGTGGCCCGTGGGGTGCAGGTCCTCAGTCACCAAGAAAATGTCACCCTGTTTATGACCCTGTTGGCAGGATTCCAGACCCTCCTCTACCGCTATACTCAATGTGATGATGTAGTGGTGGGAACGGACCTCGCCAACCGCAGTTCCCTGGAAACCGAGGGATTAATCGGATTTTTCATAAATCTCCTCGTCTTACGCACGAATTTGTCAGGAAATCCTTCATTTCGGGAACTGTTAACCCGGGTGAAACAAGTCACCTTAGATGCTTACGCCCATCAGGATGTTCCGTTTGAGAAATTGGTAGAAACCTTGCGTCCCGATCGCCAGTCTACTGCCAATCCCTTATTCCAAGTGCTGTTTGTCTTACAAAATGCACCCATGCCGCCCTTAGAACTGTCCGGGTTAACCCTGGAACCCGTGGCAGTGGATACCGGCATCGCCCGCTTTGATATCGCCCTATTTCTAACGGAAACTGAATCGGGAATTGCGGGAAAATGGCAGTACAATGCTGACAAATTTGAGGAGGGTGCAATTGTCAAGTTTTCCCATCATTTTGTCACCTTACTCAGCAATATTTCCACCCAATCCGATAGTCGCCTGGACGCCCTCGACTTCATCCCGGAATCCGAACGAGAACAACAAGCTATGCAAAAACAAGCGCGTAAGTCCCTGAAATTAAAAACCTTTAAAGCGGTGCAAGCGCAAACCGTTGATTTATCCCCAGAACGATTAATCAACACCGAGTATTTAACCCCCGGTGAAACCTTTCCCCTGGTCATTACCCCCCGTGTTTCCGAACTAGATGCCGTGGAATGGGCGACTCATAACCGCGAGTTTATCCAAACCCAGTTGCAGCAGCATGGTGGTATTTTATTCCGCAATTTTGGATTGCAAACTCCGGGGAATTTTGAGCAATTCGCCCAAGGAATTTGTCCCCAACTATTTGGCGAATATGGAGATTTGCCTCGGGAGGGAATCAGCGGTAAAGTTTATGGTTCGACTCCCTATCCAGCGGATAAAGCCATTCTCTTTCATAATGAAAGTTCTCATCTCCATTGTTGGCCCTTAAAAATCTGGTTTTTCTGTGCTCAACCGGCGCAGGAAGGGGGCGAAACCCCGATTGTGGATTGTCGGAAAGTCTATCAATATCTCAACCCTCAAATCCGAGAAAAATTAGCTCAAAAGCAGCTAATGTATGTCCGGACTTTTACGGAAGGATTAGATGTCAGTTGGCAAGAATTTTTCCATACCGATGAGCGCGCCGTGGTTGAAAACTATTGCAATCAAGCGGGAATTCGCTGCCAATGGTTGCCCGATAATGGATTAAGAACGGAAAAAATTCAACCGGCGATCGCCAAGCATCCGCAAACCGGAGAATGGGTATTTTTCAATCAAATCCTGTTACATCACATTGGCTGTTTGGATGTTTCTGTGCGGGAATCATTACTTTCTTTGTTTGGAGAAAATAAATTACCCCGCAACGTTTATTATGGAGATGGTTCGGCAATAGAAGAGGAAACCATCGCTGAAATTGCCACTCTCTATGAAAACCTCGCCGTCACATTTTCCTGGCAACAAGGAGATGTGGTCATGTTAGATAATATGCTGGCTGCTCATAGTCGTAACCCCTTCGTCGGACCCCGGAAAATTGTCGTAGCAATGGGGGAAATGGTGCAGCGAGCAGATATTCAATTCCCAGTTATGGAGGAAGCTCATGCACAGTAA
- a CDS encoding TauD/TfdA family dioxygenase, with protein MKFSDSSTPNLTTFGAVKRRSVSVETTKLVEAKPMFLDQSLPLLIQPQIEGVNLTVWANTNRDFIQTALQKHGGILFRNFGIRDVEEFEELIQTVSGELLDYRDRSSPRSPVNGNIYTSTDHPANQTIFLHSENSYAASWPLKIFFCCLIPPTEGGETPIADTRKLLQRIPPEIRRRFAEKQVMYVRNFGDGFGLPWQTVFQTENTSQVVDFCRKNGIEWEWKGQNRLRTRQVRQAIAHHPITGEAVWFNHGVFFHVSTLEPPIREALLKAFSEEDLPHNTYYGDGSPIEPEVLEEIRAAYRAETVLFPWETGDILMLDNMLTAHGRQPFSGPRKIVVGMSELFSQNL; from the coding sequence ATGAAATTTTCAGACTCCTCCACTCCTAATCTAACGACATTCGGTGCCGTCAAACGGCGTTCCGTTAGCGTGGAAACGACCAAATTGGTCGAAGCCAAGCCGATGTTTTTGGACCAGTCTTTACCTTTGTTAATTCAGCCCCAAATCGAGGGGGTGAATTTAACCGTTTGGGCGAATACAAACCGAGATTTTATTCAAACGGCGTTGCAAAAACATGGGGGCATTCTATTCCGAAACTTTGGGATTCGGGATGTGGAAGAGTTTGAGGAGTTGATTCAAACCGTATCGGGGGAGTTGCTGGATTATCGCGATCGCTCATCCCCTCGGAGTCCCGTCAATGGTAATATTTATACCTCGACGGATCATCCCGCGAATCAAACCATTTTTCTCCATAGCGAGAACTCTTATGCAGCCAGTTGGCCCTTAAAAATCTTCTTTTGCTGTTTGATTCCCCCCACAGAAGGAGGCGAAACTCCTATCGCCGACACCCGCAAGTTATTGCAACGGATTCCCCCTGAAATTCGCCGCCGTTTTGCTGAAAAACAGGTGATGTATGTCCGCAATTTTGGCGATGGGTTTGGGTTGCCCTGGCAAACTGTATTCCAAACAGAAAATACCTCCCAAGTGGTAGATTTTTGTCGCAAAAATGGGATAGAGTGGGAATGGAAAGGGCAAAATCGCCTGCGTACCCGTCAAGTCCGGCAGGCGATCGCCCACCATCCTATTACCGGGGAAGCTGTCTGGTTTAATCATGGGGTATTCTTCCATGTATCCACCTTGGAACCCCCGATTCGAGAGGCGTTATTAAAGGCATTTTCTGAAGAGGATTTACCCCATAATACTTATTATGGAGACGGGTCACCCATTGAACCCGAGGTTTTAGAAGAAATCCGCGCCGCTTATCGGGCAGAAACGGTATTATTTCCCTGGGAAACCGGAGATATTCTAATGTTAGATAATATGCTGACAGCCCACGGACGACAACCCTTTTCAGGACCCAGGAAAATCGTTGTCGGGATGTCAGAATTGTTTTCCCAAAACTTGTAA